From one Halothece sp. PCC 7418 genomic stretch:
- a CDS encoding exostosin family protein → MVTKLGIWSPQVECLAYTIARSCAGKDCQVTVFTKPKQAVEYRGHAFYYEKLQSLEQVKIIHTVHEEENILDWLYLLGFDSTASKQDLMECAQKAKHIGLYSGVRKSSYPRNIWHQIKEFIKLFPLSSQLNKVFLADGFYSFDFYSAIAQRELVGIDVHSNFLENQELYEKLFAFQWQPQNKRKYQFNFIGNRSPNWRTQIINQIRGKLEKQQFSLTTDPEFADNSSNMLWIEYGDEPGEKRGVSPQEYIQCLLDSDFTLCPPGYSRLTHRVVEALVLGSIPVLHEEELEIYDLSLKDGYNCLAVKNQNWLASIEKIMTMNQVQIESMRKNILTMKESYLTDKAFCKRLKTKMGAS, encoded by the coding sequence ATGGTAACTAAACTCGGAATTTGGTCTCCCCAAGTTGAATGTCTTGCCTATACGATCGCGCGATCCTGTGCTGGAAAAGATTGTCAAGTAACGGTCTTTACCAAGCCAAAACAAGCAGTAGAATATCGCGGTCATGCCTTTTACTATGAGAAGTTACAAAGCCTAGAACAAGTCAAAATTATTCACACCGTCCATGAAGAAGAAAATATCTTAGACTGGTTATATCTTCTGGGGTTTGATTCTACTGCCTCCAAACAAGACTTAATGGAGTGTGCTCAAAAGGCTAAACACATTGGTTTATATTCTGGAGTGAGGAAAAGTTCTTATCCAAGAAATATTTGGCATCAAATTAAAGAGTTTATCAAATTATTTCCTCTCTCTTCACAACTGAATAAAGTTTTCTTAGCCGATGGTTTTTATTCATTTGATTTTTACAGCGCGATCGCGCAAAGAGAATTAGTGGGAATTGATGTTCATTCTAACTTTTTAGAAAATCAAGAGCTTTACGAAAAATTATTTGCGTTTCAATGGCAACCGCAAAACAAACGAAAATATCAATTCAACTTTATCGGTAATCGGAGTCCGAATTGGAGAACCCAAATTATTAATCAGATCAGGGGGAAACTAGAAAAACAGCAATTTTCCCTAACCACTGATCCAGAATTCGCAGACAATTCCTCAAATATGCTTTGGATTGAGTATGGCGATGAACCTGGTGAAAAGAGAGGGGTTTCTCCTCAAGAGTATATACAATGTCTCTTAGACTCTGATTTTACCCTGTGTCCCCCCGGATACAGCCGTCTTACTCACAGGGTAGTTGAGGCGCTAGTATTAGGAAGTATCCCTGTCTTACATGAAGAGGAACTAGAAATTTACGATCTAAGTTTAAAGGATGGATATAATTGTTTAGCAGTGAAAAACCAAAACTGGCTGGCAAGTATTGAAAAAATTATGACCATGAACCAAGTTCAAATTGAATCAATGCGGAAAAATATTTTGACGATGAAAGAGTCTTATTTAACCGATAAGGCTTTCTGCAAAAGACTGAAAACAAAAATGGGAGCAAGCTAA
- a CDS encoding BrnA antitoxin family protein, with amino-acid sequence MTISPERLKQLQNLPDSEIDTSDIPELDEQFWQNARKVEPISKKTVTIPLDQDVLDWLKHQTPHYQTLINQILRTYMNQH; translated from the coding sequence ATGACTATCTCGCCCGAACGACTTAAACAACTACAAAATCTCCCTGACTCAGAAATCGACACTTCAGATATTCCCGAATTAGACGAACAATTTTGGCAAAATGCCAGGAAAGTTGAACCTATCTCGAAAAAAACCGTTACCATCCCCTTAGACCAAGATGTCCTTGATTGGCTAAAACATCAAACTCCCCACTATCAAACCTTGATTAACCAGATTTTACGCACCTATATGAACCAACATTAA
- a CDS encoding BrnT family toxin, translating to MFEWDENKNQQNLKKHKISFEEAVEIFDGIVFTAIDERYNYGETREISIGAIQGVVIITVVHTERNGNIRIISARKATPKERRQYYDYLARTT from the coding sequence ATGTTTGAGTGGGATGAAAACAAAAATCAACAGAATCTCAAAAAACATAAGATCAGCTTTGAAGAAGCGGTAGAAATTTTTGATGGGATTGTCTTTACCGCGATTGATGAACGGTACAATTACGGAGAAACCCGTGAAATTAGCATTGGAGCAATTCAAGGCGTTGTAATTATTACTGTTGTTCATACAGAACGAAACGGTAACATCCGCATTATCTCAGCCCGAAAAGCAACTCCAAAAGAAAGGAGACAATACTATGACTATCTCGCCCGAACGACTTAA
- a CDS encoding Uma2 family endonuclease yields the protein MFTDLLNLPLDRDRASHADQTLSLAGMTWDDYERLTAEEFGYHISYWNGVITIVSPSRNHEKIAEVINGLIKTYCRKYNLTYFPMGSTTFKNPPLAGKEPDHSFAFETDKSIPDLAVEVTYTSGTVADLEKYHSLEVKEVWFWNDNKMTFYHLANGKYQKTEESICLAKLTTNFLVTFVNRGLKETPLTIEEDFYDSL from the coding sequence GTGTTTACCGATTTATTGAACCTTCCTCTTGATCGCGATCGCGCGAGTCATGCAGATCAAACCCTTAGTCTCGCTGGTATGACTTGGGATGATTACGAACGGTTAACAGCAGAAGAGTTTGGATATCATATCTCTTATTGGAATGGAGTGATCACAATTGTGTCCCCCAGTAGGAACCATGAGAAAATAGCGGAAGTGATCAATGGTTTAATTAAAACTTACTGTCGCAAGTATAATTTGACTTATTTTCCCATGGGTTCAACCACATTTAAAAATCCCCCCTTAGCAGGGAAAGAACCCGATCATAGCTTTGCTTTTGAAACGGATAAATCGATTCCCGATCTAGCTGTAGAAGTTACTTATACTAGTGGTACTGTCGCGGATTTAGAAAAGTACCACTCTTTGGAAGTAAAGGAAGTTTGGTTTTGGAACGACAATAAGATGACTTTTTATCATCTGGCTAATGGGAAATATCAAAAAACGGAGGAAAGTATTTGTCTGGCTAAACTAACGACTAATTTTTTGGTTACTTTTGTGAATCGGGGATTGAAAGAAACACCACTCACGATTGAGGAAGATTTTTATGATTCGTTATAG
- a CDS encoding glycosyltransferase, whose translation MNQQASTHEKHQIRVLMMPDYRQDNPYQQLLANSLKTEGVEVQFPQGYRRVFPIFRAITTQNKPIHILHLHWLNLYLKGKNLPSKWLYALKVLIDVWLTCQTGTKIVWTVHNLVPHDTKFPRLEYWTRRLLVKMASRVIIHNHASLEPLLQAYQLDSVKVNIIPHGNYRPVYKEAIPKEEARKILGFPQQGKIYLSFGMIRPYKGLEFLLGAWEKCQNDQDLLAIVGQARGHVEYGSALVKKAETIKGAMVREGYVDDELIHIYYSAADIIVLPFQKILTSGSLILAMSFSKPIIAPCFPSITETLGTADWLLYDPETEQGLFNAICKSKDIDLEALSTLVKQECQRLNWDNIAQQTSQLYLSLISQEDNKDNSEVVAGANETDR comes from the coding sequence ATGAATCAGCAGGCTTCGACTCACGAAAAACATCAAATACGAGTTTTAATGATGCCTGACTATCGACAGGATAACCCTTATCAACAGTTACTTGCTAATTCGCTAAAAACAGAGGGAGTCGAAGTGCAATTTCCTCAAGGTTATCGTCGTGTTTTTCCAATTTTTAGAGCCATTACAACTCAAAACAAACCGATTCATATCCTACACCTCCACTGGCTGAATTTATATCTTAAAGGTAAAAATTTGCCAAGTAAGTGGCTTTACGCGCTTAAAGTGCTGATTGATGTTTGGTTAACTTGCCAAACTGGAACAAAAATTGTGTGGACTGTTCATAATCTTGTTCCCCACGATACTAAATTTCCTCGGTTGGAATACTGGACAAGACGCTTATTGGTGAAAATGGCAAGCCGAGTTATTATTCATAATCACGCTTCCTTAGAACCTTTACTTCAGGCTTATCAACTCGATTCCGTTAAGGTCAATATTATTCCTCATGGAAATTATCGCCCAGTGTATAAAGAAGCAATTCCGAAAGAAGAAGCAAGAAAAATCTTAGGGTTTCCACAACAAGGAAAAATCTACCTCAGCTTTGGTATGATACGACCCTATAAAGGGCTAGAATTCCTTCTAGGAGCTTGGGAAAAATGCCAAAATGATCAAGATTTGCTAGCAATTGTTGGACAAGCTAGAGGTCATGTCGAGTATGGGTCAGCTTTGGTCAAAAAAGCGGAGACAATTAAGGGTGCAATGGTTCGAGAAGGCTATGTAGATGATGAATTGATTCATATTTACTACAGTGCTGCAGATATTATCGTGCTTCCTTTCCAAAAGATTTTAACCTCTGGTAGTTTGATTTTAGCGATGTCTTTTAGCAAACCCATTATTGCTCCTTGCTTTCCTTCTATTACTGAAACCTTAGGAACAGCAGATTGGCTACTTTATGATCCCGAAACAGAACAAGGTTTATTCAATGCAATTTGCAAAAGCAAAGATATAGACTTAGAAGCCTTGAGTACTTTAGTTAAGCAAGAGTGTCAGCGACTGAATTGGGACAATATTGCTCAACAAACGAGCCAACTTTATCTCAGTTTAATCTCTCAAGAAGATAATAAGGATAACTCTGAAGTCGTGGCTGGAGCCAATGAAACAGACCGTTAG
- a CDS encoding glycosyltransferase — protein sequence MKQTVSILIPCYNAEQWIAQTIRSALEQSYPHTEVIVVDDGSTDNSVAVIQSFDGLIQWETQSNQGGNPTRNRLLELSTGEWIQYLDSDDYLLPDKIEKQLAILAQTPQADVIYSPSIFEYWEQKHSRQQVLPIPEPHDPWILLARWYLPQTGSPLWRKSAIAQVGGWKTDQPCCQEHELYLRLLMASKNFVYCDQPGSIYRQWSEETVCRKDMRQTYTQRLIIEDHMEKHLSVTNQLTKERQHAINQARFECARQIWLFDQNWAKQIIKQIQLSEPNFQPLGNAAPKSYQFTYKLLGFNLAEVIAKQKRNLFSLISNA from the coding sequence ATGAAACAGACCGTTAGTATTCTCATTCCTTGCTACAATGCTGAGCAGTGGATTGCTCAAACCATTCGCAGTGCTCTAGAACAAAGTTATCCCCATACAGAGGTGATTGTTGTTGATGATGGTTCGACGGATAATTCGGTAGCTGTGATTCAATCTTTTGATGGTCTGATTCAGTGGGAAACGCAATCCAATCAAGGGGGAAATCCGACTCGGAATCGACTCCTAGAACTGAGTACAGGAGAATGGATACAGTATCTAGACTCTGATGATTACCTCTTACCCGATAAGATTGAGAAACAGCTTGCCATATTAGCTCAAACTCCCCAAGCAGATGTCATTTATAGTCCTAGTATTTTTGAATATTGGGAACAAAAGCACTCTAGACAGCAAGTTCTTCCAATTCCCGAACCTCATGACCCTTGGATATTACTAGCTCGATGGTATCTCCCGCAAACAGGAAGTCCACTTTGGCGCAAAAGCGCGATCGCGCAAGTCGGAGGATGGAAAACGGATCAACCCTGCTGTCAGGAACATGAACTTTATCTAAGATTACTAATGGCAAGCAAAAATTTTGTATATTGTGACCAGCCAGGCTCGATTTATCGCCAATGGAGTGAAGAAACAGTTTGTCGAAAAGATATGCGTCAAACTTACACTCAACGCCTAATCATTGAGGATCACATGGAAAAACATCTCTCAGTAACTAACCAGTTAACAAAAGAGCGACAGCACGCCATTAATCAAGCTCGTTTTGAATGTGCTCGACAAATTTGGCTTTTTGACCAAAATTGGGCAAAACAAATAATTAAACAAATTCAATTATCTGAACCTAACTTCCAACCCTTAGGAAATGCTGCCCCAAAAAGTTATCAATTTACTTATAAATTACTAGGCTTTAACCTAGCTGAAGTAATCGCTAAGCAAAAGCGAAATCTTTTTTCTTTAATCTCAAACGCTTAG
- a CDS encoding sulfotransferase family protein, which yields MNSRIYKGIDIHIMLKRTPIGKIKSLINQNSKRAKYKEQQRKKKEYLTHSINSDSQSATKIFGIGLSRTATRSLSVALNMLGYRSSHWVYGGNILSLDDFYYFDASTDTCVSYMFETLYHLFPNSKFIYTTRDESNWVNSVSKHFQCETPKDLKSKYIDNFKANRNKYPNQYEFNLHYMAIHDGLYGKFDTWSEAYRAHDQRVNAFFQDHQEKLLVMDITKGDGWNLLCNFLGKEIPGKAFPIRK from the coding sequence TTGAATAGTAGAATTTATAAAGGAATAGATATTCATATAATGCTCAAAAGAACTCCTATTGGAAAAATCAAATCCTTGATTAATCAAAACTCGAAAAGAGCAAAATATAAAGAACAGCAAAGGAAGAAGAAAGAATATTTAACACACAGCATTAATTCTGACAGTCAATCAGCGACAAAAATATTCGGAATCGGTCTTAGCAGAACAGCTACTAGATCATTATCGGTAGCATTAAATATGCTAGGTTATCGATCTAGCCACTGGGTTTATGGAGGAAACATTTTATCACTAGACGATTTTTATTACTTTGATGCTAGCACCGATACTTGTGTTTCTTATATGTTTGAAACATTATATCATCTATTTCCTAATTCAAAATTTATTTATACAACAAGAGACGAATCAAATTGGGTTAATTCCGTTAGTAAACACTTTCAATGTGAAACCCCAAAAGATTTAAAAAGCAAATATATTGATAACTTTAAAGCCAATAGAAACAAGTATCCTAATCAATATGAATTTAACCTCCATTATATGGCAATTCATGATGGTTTATATGGAAAATTTGATACTTGGTCAGAAGCCTATAGAGCGCACGATCAGAGAGTAAATGCTTTCTTTCAAGATCATCAGGAAAAATTACTAGTCATGGATATCACTAAAGGTGATGGATGGAACCTCTTATGTAACTTTTTAGGAAAAGAAATTCCTGGAAAAGCATTTCCTATACGGAAGTAA
- a CDS encoding sulfotransferase family protein yields the protein MLNPKELTKKIIINSYDSISRLRFGKQKYIFLHSHMRARSTLLQSILCSSREITGDNEYHISYQDYSGLDLLRWKLLRMNTKWKPFPKYALDKINHSIHEINPSLFCDHNIFHIFLLRQPVDSIQSCVARWGHKRSLNYFLNYYNRRVKDLVSLSELASQSPNGYSYIESDTLIGKPKATLHQLTKYLNLCYPLSPMYKRETSLITNSAPNQENLLSNGKIVSKPRKHDNLISEEGFEELWLSYQAAHKELKDKSQL from the coding sequence ATGCTTAATCCGAAAGAATTGACAAAAAAAATCATTATTAATTCCTATGACAGCATTTCCCGATTAAGATTCGGAAAACAAAAATACATTTTTTTACATTCTCATATGCGTGCTAGGTCGACTTTATTACAATCAATTTTATGCAGTTCACGCGAAATTACTGGTGATAATGAATATCATATCTCTTACCAAGATTACTCAGGATTAGATTTGCTGCGTTGGAAACTCCTTCGCATGAATACAAAATGGAAACCTTTTCCTAAGTATGCACTCGACAAAATTAACCATTCTATTCACGAAATTAATCCATCTTTATTTTGTGATCACAATATATTCCATATTTTTTTATTGCGTCAACCTGTTGATTCCATACAAAGCTGTGTTGCTAGATGGGGACACAAACGTTCTCTAAATTATTTTTTAAACTACTATAATCGAAGAGTCAAAGATTTAGTATCTCTATCAGAGTTAGCATCTCAATCACCAAATGGCTATTCCTACATAGAGTCTGATACATTGATTGGAAAACCCAAGGCAACTTTGCATCAATTGACTAAGTATCTTAATCTTTGTTATCCATTATCTCCAATGTACAAAAGAGAAACTTCATTGATCACAAATTCTGCTCCTAACCAAGAAAATTTGTTATCTAATGGAAAAATAGTTAGTAAGCCAAGGAAGCATGACAATTTAATTTCTGAAGAGGGATTTGAAGAGTTGTGGTTATCATATCAAGCAGCCCATAAAGAATTAAAAGATAAAAGTCAATTATAA
- a CDS encoding DUF563 domain-containing protein produces the protein MRKFFSLQSLSEKIGNQVWPHVRDKFRQAFLIDHSPKWLPSPEYAHKFNARWHKIYEQMPNVRAAPIKYGSIALDFQNKLDPQFPEAGVLELESARLYNAFGWIFSKEGYLLPDHSYFGRHVSQMKRKGGVPKFLPKCRHLEGVCLLLPSEQGGNYCHFLLDGLSRLELFYKAGFKLSDVDHIFCQVPISKNAKDVFNQLGIPRSKCFWSYQNKGRVLYTDTLLAPTFPGTWRNYPQWLPKFLQREITPSPPLPTRRLYISRTGYRRNVVNEEAIKPILIKYGFEIYNPEEHENQPYDFAEATIIVGPHGAGLTNLAFCQPGTKVLELMPTDQGEPHYYTLSEAANLEYGYLAGPSVNERPKEFQEAWGTTSYYDFYVNEDELDNALAQITSNTLTS, from the coding sequence ATGAGAAAATTTTTTTCGTTACAATCTCTCTCTGAAAAAATAGGAAATCAAGTATGGCCTCACGTGAGGGACAAGTTTCGACAAGCCTTTTTAATTGATCATTCACCGAAGTGGCTTCCATCCCCAGAATACGCTCATAAATTTAATGCTAGATGGCATAAAATTTATGAGCAAATGCCAAATGTGCGTGCTGCTCCGATTAAATATGGGTCAATTGCACTAGATTTTCAAAACAAACTAGATCCTCAATTTCCAGAAGCGGGAGTTCTTGAATTAGAGAGTGCTCGTTTATACAATGCATTTGGTTGGATATTTAGCAAGGAAGGTTACCTTTTACCTGATCATTCGTACTTTGGCAGGCATGTCAGCCAAATGAAGCGTAAGGGAGGAGTACCAAAATTTTTACCAAAATGCAGACATTTAGAAGGGGTTTGCTTATTACTTCCGAGTGAACAGGGAGGTAATTACTGCCATTTTTTGTTAGATGGTTTGAGCCGTCTAGAACTTTTCTATAAAGCGGGATTTAAATTATCCGATGTTGATCATATTTTCTGCCAAGTACCTATTTCCAAGAATGCTAAAGACGTATTTAATCAATTAGGTATTCCTCGTAGTAAATGTTTCTGGAGTTATCAAAATAAAGGTAGAGTCCTCTACACTGATACTCTTTTAGCACCGACTTTTCCAGGTACATGGCGAAACTATCCCCAGTGGTTACCTAAATTTCTGCAACGAGAAATTACACCATCGCCTCCTCTCCCTACTCGCCGACTTTATATTTCTCGAACTGGCTATAGACGTAATGTTGTTAATGAGGAAGCAATTAAGCCTATTCTGATCAAGTATGGTTTTGAGATTTACAATCCTGAAGAACATGAAAATCAGCCTTATGATTTTGCTGAAGCTACAATTATTGTGGGACCCCATGGAGCAGGTTTAACGAATCTAGCTTTTTGTCAACCAGGGACAAAGGTTCTTGAACTTATGCCTACTGATCAGGGGGAGCCACATTACTACACTTTATCTGAGGCCGCTAATTTAGAATACGGATACCTTGCTGGTCCAAGTGTCAATGAACGTCCCAAAGAGTTTCAAGAGGCTTGGGGAACAACGAGTTATTATGATTTTTATGTAAACGAAGATGAATTGGATAATGCTTTAGCTCAAATTACATCTAATACTTTGACTTCATAA
- a CDS encoding type II toxin-antitoxin system HicB family antitoxin → MNSVIVFEVSQEEDGGFVAECLTEDIFTQGDSWKELRVNVNEAVKGYYFDQPSCPNVKLHLLKEEMLVIQ, encoded by the coding sequence ATGAATTCAGTAATTGTTTTTGAAGTCTCTCAAGAAGAAGATGGTGGCTTTGTCGCCGAATGTTTAACTGAGGATATCTTTACTCAGGGCGATAGTTGGAAAGAATTACGAGTTAATGTCAATGAAGCGGTTAAAGGATATTATTTTGATCAGCCAAGTTGTCCTAACGTAAAATTACACCTTCTTAAGGAAGAAATGTTAGTGATTCAATGA
- a CDS encoding type II toxin-antitoxin system HicA family toxin produces MKIPRDLKGSDLADILCRQWNYKVVHQRGSHIILETDIPSHQRISIPNHNPLRLGTLNSILRAISRHKGVTKADIINTL; encoded by the coding sequence ATGAAAATTCCTAGAGATCTGAAGGGAAGTGATCTCGCAGATATTCTCTGTCGCCAATGGAATTATAAAGTGGTTCACCAACGGGGAAGTCATATTATTTTGGAGACTGACATTCCTAGTCATCAAAGAATAAGCATTCCCAACCATAATCCTTTGCGTTTAGGGACATTGAATAGTATTTTGCGAGCAATTTCTCGACATAAAGGAGTAACCAAAGCTGATATTATTAATACCTTGTGA
- a CDS encoding glycosyltransferase yields the protein MTELLPISALVPTRDRAVVFRRTLESLSQQSMQPLEMIVVDGSDGEETRSLCEDKIPNLETTIYYYRATELGAATQRNQAIAHATQDTIWLLDDDILLEPECLARLWEAIQSDPQMGGVNAMITNQKYLPPGRISRTLFSFLHGKSEASYAGKCIGPALNLLPEDNPNLPKIVPVEWLNTTCVLYRRQALPDPLFPSNFHGYSLMEDVTLSLTVGQSWKLANARTARIFHDSQPGDHKNNVGVLAQMDLVNRYYVMTEVLGRKKAQDYFKLGVLQLFAIAASLQSFQGWIVLPSLLWGKVKGTKEIFSAKSF from the coding sequence ATGACCGAGTTACTTCCCATCTCCGCCCTAGTTCCCACACGCGATCGCGCTGTTGTTTTCCGTCGTACCCTAGAAAGTCTTTCTCAACAATCAATGCAGCCGTTAGAAATGATTGTGGTGGATGGATCAGATGGAGAGGAAACGCGATCGCTGTGTGAAGATAAAATTCCCAATTTAGAGACAACTATTTACTATTATCGCGCGACAGAATTGGGTGCAGCCACGCAACGAAATCAGGCGATCGCGCACGCAACTCAAGACACGATTTGGCTGTTAGATGATGACATTCTCCTTGAACCCGAATGCTTAGCCAGACTCTGGGAAGCCATACAAAGCGATCCCCAAATGGGAGGAGTTAACGCCATGATTACCAATCAAAAATATTTACCCCCAGGGCGCATTAGTAGGACATTATTTAGTTTTTTACATGGTAAATCAGAAGCCAGTTATGCGGGAAAATGTATTGGTCCAGCGTTGAACCTCCTCCCAGAAGATAATCCTAATTTACCTAAAATTGTCCCTGTAGAATGGTTAAATACTACCTGTGTTCTCTATCGTCGCCAAGCCTTACCCGATCCTTTATTTCCTTCCAATTTTCACGGCTATTCCCTGATGGAAGATGTCACTTTATCCTTAACCGTGGGTCAATCATGGAAACTCGCGAACGCCCGTACTGCTAGAATTTTTCACGATAGTCAACCTGGGGATCATAAAAATAATGTCGGGGTATTGGCACAAATGGACTTAGTCAACCGTTATTATGTGATGACAGAGGTATTAGGGAGGAAAAAAGCTCAAGATTACTTTAAATTAGGGGTACTACAACTTTTTGCGATCGCTGCTTCCTTACAATCTTTTCAAGGCTGGATTGTCTTACCTAGTTTATTATGGGGAAAAGTGAAGGGAACAAAAGAAATTTTCTCAGCAAAATCATTTTAA
- a CDS encoding class I SAM-dependent methyltransferase: protein MNAKDRAVEIQRKYYAQTAQNYDNLHQNDPEHQLALYLMAAYIKYYGIKSVLDVGAGTGDSILWLKQHFPELKVTGIEPVSELREQGYKKGLSKSELLEGDVYQLSFEPNSFDLVCEFAVLHHVENPDIAVQEMSKIARKMICISDSNFLGQGTLLNRWIKLLLFVSGLWSLANWLKTGGKGYYISEEDGLAYSYSVFQNFPYLQKKWETVRYMTTKGEDLKYSSLLTADHLMLIGINKKH, encoded by the coding sequence ATGAATGCTAAAGATCGAGCTGTCGAAATACAGCGAAAATATTATGCTCAAACCGCTCAAAACTACGATAACCTTCATCAGAATGACCCAGAACATCAATTAGCATTGTACTTAATGGCAGCTTATATTAAGTATTATGGTATCAAAAGTGTTCTTGATGTTGGGGCTGGGACAGGAGATTCAATTCTCTGGCTAAAGCAACATTTTCCAGAACTAAAAGTTACGGGAATTGAACCTGTGAGTGAATTACGAGAACAAGGTTATAAAAAAGGGTTATCTAAAAGTGAATTATTAGAAGGAGATGTCTATCAACTTTCTTTTGAGCCAAACTCTTTTGACTTGGTTTGTGAGTTTGCAGTTTTACACCATGTTGAAAATCCTGACATAGCAGTGCAAGAAATGTCTAAAATTGCTCGTAAAATGATCTGTATCTCTGATTCTAATTTTTTAGGTCAAGGAACTCTACTCAATCGCTGGATCAAATTGCTGTTATTTGTAAGTGGTCTCTGGTCTTTAGCAAATTGGTTAAAAACAGGAGGAAAAGGCTATTATATTAGCGAAGAAGATGGACTAGCTTATTCTTATTCTGTCTTTCAAAATTTTCCTTATCTTCAAAAAAAGTGGGAAACTGTAAGATATATGACGACTAAAGGCGAAGATTTAAAGTATTCTAGCCTTTTAACTGCTGATCACTTAATGCTCATTGGAATCAATAAAAAGCATTGA
- a CDS encoding acyltransferase, producing the protein MNQVVISKSLLIANRIWSAVQSRNRNLYYRLLGVKLQGYVWLKDIEIPRNYQDIELEAGCALDRGVVLLSSGDISTQPKIYIGTGTYINRGTFLDAAESITIGHNCAIGPGCYITDHDHGIDPNLPPLEQALISQPTQIRDRAWIGANVTILKGVTIGEQAVIGAGSVVTKNIPDGAIAVGVPATVIKTLHQSIIN; encoded by the coding sequence TTGAATCAAGTCGTGATTTCTAAAAGTTTATTAATTGCTAACCGTATCTGGTCAGCAGTACAATCTCGCAATCGTAATCTTTACTATCGTCTCCTAGGCGTAAAGTTGCAAGGGTATGTTTGGTTAAAAGACATAGAAATTCCGAGAAATTACCAAGATATTGAATTGGAAGCGGGCTGTGCTTTAGATCGAGGAGTCGTTTTATTATCCAGTGGAGATATCTCGACTCAGCCTAAAATTTATATTGGTACTGGAACTTATATCAATCGCGGAACTTTCCTAGATGCAGCAGAATCGATTACAATTGGTCATAATTGCGCGATCGGTCCTGGATGCTATATTACCGACCATGATCACGGAATAGATCCCAATCTTCCGCCTTTAGAGCAAGCCCTTATTAGTCAACCGACTCAAATACGCGATCGCGCTTGGATTGGGGCTAATGTTACGATTCTCAAAGGGGTCACAATAGGAGAGCAAGCTGTAATTGGTGCAGGGAGTGTTGTTACTAAAAATATTCCAGATGGCGCGATCGCGGTTGGTGTTCCAGCAACAGTAATTAAAACTCTCCACCAATCAATAATCAACTGA